Proteins from one Natrinema versiforme genomic window:
- a CDS encoding helix-turn-helix domain-containing protein produces MSRTSNRADGDIVQDFLSVADLLKEPQLAQLYAYLAREGEATVQDVMDDLELAQGTAYSYVNRLVDAGVVDVTDDEQPRRYAAREIDLTVTTAAGDREYTITPALIDAVGRRETDADIDTYIDRHGVAGLATALTYAVARERGEVTHRLMAEDLDISPLAAEMILQALRPVVHEHYEIEEAGAGLEELAIDGDAADDA; encoded by the coding sequence GTGTCACGCACCTCAAACCGCGCGGACGGCGACATCGTCCAGGACTTCCTCTCGGTCGCTGACCTCCTCAAGGAGCCACAGCTGGCCCAGTTGTACGCGTATCTCGCCCGGGAGGGCGAGGCGACCGTCCAGGACGTGATGGACGACCTCGAACTCGCCCAAGGGACGGCCTACAGCTACGTCAACCGGCTCGTCGACGCCGGCGTCGTCGACGTCACCGACGACGAGCAGCCCCGCCGGTACGCCGCCCGTGAGATCGACCTGACCGTGACGACCGCCGCGGGCGACCGCGAGTACACGATCACGCCGGCGCTCATCGACGCCGTCGGCCGCCGCGAGACGGACGCCGACATCGACACCTACATCGACCGACATGGCGTCGCCGGCCTCGCGACCGCGCTCACCTACGCTGTCGCCCGCGAACGCGGTGAGGTGACCCACCGGCTGATGGCGGAGGATCTGGACATCTCGCCGCTGGCGGCGGAGATGATCTTGCAGGCGCTCCGGCCCGTCGTCCACGAACATTACGAGATAGAGGAGGCCGGGGCAGGGCTCGAGGAGTTGGCCATCGACGGCGACGCGGCTGACGACGCGTGA
- a CDS encoding helix-turn-helix domain-containing protein, producing the protein MRFDADWMSRADDRILEHLSEAGPDTPKEMADSDRVRFSRQHINARCKTLVEYGLLVHLGNGVYDITRSGEQYLAGDLDARDLDPE; encoded by the coding sequence ATGCGCTTTGACGCCGACTGGATGTCTCGCGCTGATGACCGCATTCTAGAGCATCTCTCCGAAGCCGGCCCCGATACCCCAAAGGAAATGGCGGACAGTGACCGGGTTCGCTTCTCCCGCCAACACATCAATGCCCGCTGCAAAACGCTGGTCGAATACGGCCTCCTCGTCCACCTCGGCAACGGCGTCTACGACATCACGCGATCGGGAGAGCAGTATCTCGCCGGCGACCTCGACGCTCGTGACCTCGATCCTGAATAG
- a CDS encoding DNA-binding protein, protein MSSNNASGKVVTVDEQAFEKAGGQAVDEDGFPVVDETPEFEAAVEQETQAKVDANHPEGIADTSEDRIHGVTLEQEERIRAREAELERISAQAELGTQEGREQRTREAVSEQCGRDEPAPTERTDPRERLTQEELAEVNKQAMRISDEVKGGWSRAVVAKQLAEKVQRGRDVTKAVLETLEELKAAPGAIVPIADVPDVPVGEVTVEGEIIELWSPSSSAIQQVGLIADDSGKIKFTCWEKSGQTVVSEGETVRFRAVKKNWYQGRCSIAITGWSRIEFPERGRWWEE, encoded by the coding sequence ATGTCAAGTAACAACGCTAGCGGAAAGGTCGTTACGGTCGATGAACAGGCATTCGAGAAAGCGGGCGGTCAGGCAGTCGATGAGGACGGCTTCCCGGTCGTCGACGAGACGCCGGAGTTCGAGGCGGCGGTCGAGCAGGAGACGCAGGCAAAGGTGGATGCGAACCACCCGGAGGGGATCGCGGACACGAGCGAGGATCGGATTCACGGTGTCACCCTCGAACAGGAGGAGCGCATTCGAGCGCGGGAAGCCGAATTGGAGCGCATCAGTGCCCAGGCCGAGCTGGGAACGCAGGAGGGTCGCGAGCAGCGCACGCGAGAGGCCGTCAGCGAGCAGTGTGGTCGTGACGAGCCGGCGCCGACGGAGCGCACGGATCCCCGAGAGAGGCTGACGCAAGAGGAACTCGCGGAGGTCAACAAGCAAGCGATGCGGATCAGCGACGAAGTGAAGGGCGGCTGGTCGAGAGCGGTCGTCGCGAAGCAGCTGGCCGAGAAGGTGCAGCGCGGGCGGGACGTCACGAAGGCGGTGCTGGAAACCCTCGAAGAACTGAAGGCGGCGCCGGGGGCAATCGTGCCCATCGCGGACGTGCCGGACGTCCCGGTCGGCGAGGTGACGGTCGAAGGCGAGATAATCGAACTCTGGTCTCCCAGTAGTAGCGCGATTCAGCAAGTTGGGCTGATAGCGGATGATAGCGGGAAAATCAAGTTCACCTGCTGGGAGAAATCCGGGCAGACGGTCGTGAGCGAAGGTGAGACGGTCCGGTTCCGGGCCGTCAAGAAGAACTGGTACCAGGGGCGGTGCAGCATCGCCATTACGGGCTGGAGCAGGATCGAATTCCCAGAGCGCGGTCGGTGGTGGGAAGAGTAG
- a CDS encoding HalOD1 output domain-containing protein, whose amino-acid sequence MNCSSRTGPGASPNLVVEIIETLEACGLDRDEYQLYDAVDVEALEQILNSSSGNVEVQFTVEGIRLAVTPESVDVLIDDEDSNSTGQ is encoded by the coding sequence ATGAATTGCTCTTCAAGGACGGGACCCGGGGCATCGCCGAACCTCGTCGTCGAGATTATCGAGACGCTCGAAGCGTGTGGGTTGGATCGGGACGAGTACCAGCTGTACGACGCTGTCGACGTCGAAGCACTCGAGCAGATCTTGAACTCGTCGAGTGGGAACGTGGAAGTACAGTTCACGGTGGAAGGAATCCGCCTTGCGGTGACACCAGAGAGCGTCGACGTCCTGATCGACGACGAAGACTCGAATTCTACGGGTCAGTAG